One window of Lytechinus variegatus isolate NC3 chromosome 2, Lvar_3.0, whole genome shotgun sequence genomic DNA carries:
- the LOC121408148 gene encoding uncharacterized protein LOC121408148 isoform X1 — MKFNSDRETELIYICRKANFNSDPQTRLFNICRKANFNSDPQTRLFNICRKANFNSDPQTRLFNICRKANFNSDPQTRLFNICRKANFNSDPQTRLFNICRKAYVNSDPKTRVFYICRKANFNSDPQSRLILDCNFTGESVQNKLKRKENGPQSADTLRFKRPLLKPKAGTKHRPCIQESRLARIHRLMISPQTKLYCHFLQYSNKIFDSINLLLQQKEPCLHILHRKLSGTYRDLLLRFMKQECIAACSHVNDVSDGKENQRSDKDLTIGTEAKEYIKSMTTEEGDVSLQLTKVDLDYFYLSVRKYYQSACGNALKTWPFDVKFLQKAEMFDINLRRKVSFFS; from the exons atgaaattcaacagCGACCGTGAAACTGAGCTCATCTACATCTGCAGGAAAGCAAACTTCAACAGCGACCCTCAAACAAGGCTCTTCAACATCTGCAGGAAAGCAAACTTCAACAGCGACCCTCAAACAAGGCTCTTCAACATCTGCAGGAAAGCAAACTTCAACAGCGACCCTCAAACAAGGCTCTTCAACATCTGCAGGAAAGCAAACTTCAACAGCGACCCTCAAACAAGGCTCTTCAACATCTGCAGGAAAGCAAACTTCAACAGCGACCCTCAAACAAGGCTCTTCAACATCTGCAGGAAAGCATATGTCAATAGCGACCCTAAAACAAGGGTTTTTTACATCTGCAGGAAAGCAAACTTCAACAGTGACCCTCAATCAAGGCTCATCCTCGACTGCAACTTCACAGGCGAGTCtgttcaaaataaattgaaaaggaaagaaaatggacCTCAGAGTGCAGATACATTACGATTTAAACGTCCTCTTCTAAAACCAAAAGCTGGAACCAAACATAGACCATGTATCCAAGAGTCACGTCTTGCCAGGATCCACAGATTGATGATTTCACCACAAACAAAACTGTATTGCCATTTCCTACAATATAGCAACAAGATTTTTGACAGTATCAATCTCCTTTTGCAACAAAAGGAGCCATGTTTGCACATTCTGCATCGGAAGCTCAGTGGTACATACAGGGACTTGCTTCTGAGATTTATGAAGCAAGAGTGTATTGCTGCATGTTCAC ATGTGAACGATGTGTCCGATGGAAAGGAAAATCAAAGGTCAGACAAAGATCTGACGATAGGTACAGAAGCAAAAGAGTACATCAAGAGCATGACTACTGAAGAAGGTGATGTGTCTCTCCAGCTTACCAAGGTTGATCTGGATTATTTCTATCTATCAGTAAGAAAATATTATCAGTCTGCATGTGGAAACGCACTGAAGACCTGGCCCTTTGACGTTAAGTTTCTACAAAAAGCTGAAATGTTTGACATCAATCTCAGAAGGAAAGTATCGTTTTTCTCATGA
- the LOC121408148 gene encoding uncharacterized protein LOC121408148 isoform X2, whose product MKFNSDRETELIYICRKANFNSDPQTRLFNICRKANFNSDPQTRLFNICRKANFNSDPQTRLFNICRKANFNSDPQTRLFNICRKANFNSDPQTRLFNICRKANFNSDPQSRLILDCNFTGESVQNKLKRKENGPQSADTLRFKRPLLKPKAGTKHRPCIQESRLARIHRLMISPQTKLYCHFLQYSNKIFDSINLLLQQKEPCLHILHRKLSGTYRDLLLRFMKQECIAACSHVNDVSDGKENQRSDKDLTIGTEAKEYIKSMTTEEGDVSLQLTKVDLDYFYLSVRKYYQSACGNALKTWPFDVKFLQKAEMFDINLRRKVSFFS is encoded by the exons atgaaattcaacagCGACCGTGAAACTGAGCTCATCTACATCTGCAGGAAAGCAAACTTCAACAGCGACCCTCAAACAAGGCTCTTCAACATCTGCAGGAAAGCAAACTTCAACAGCGACCCTCAAACAAGGCTCTTCAACATCTGCAGGAAAGCAAACTTCAACAGCGACCCTCAAACAAGGCTCTTCAACATCTGCAGGAAAGCAAACTTCAACAGCGACCCTCAAACAAGGCTCTTCAACATCTGCAGGAAAGCAAACTTCAACAGCGACCCTCAAACAAGGCTCTTCAAC ATCTGCAGGAAAGCAAACTTCAACAGTGACCCTCAATCAAGGCTCATCCTCGACTGCAACTTCACAGGCGAGTCtgttcaaaataaattgaaaaggaaagaaaatggacCTCAGAGTGCAGATACATTACGATTTAAACGTCCTCTTCTAAAACCAAAAGCTGGAACCAAACATAGACCATGTATCCAAGAGTCACGTCTTGCCAGGATCCACAGATTGATGATTTCACCACAAACAAAACTGTATTGCCATTTCCTACAATATAGCAACAAGATTTTTGACAGTATCAATCTCCTTTTGCAACAAAAGGAGCCATGTTTGCACATTCTGCATCGGAAGCTCAGTGGTACATACAGGGACTTGCTTCTGAGATTTATGAAGCAAGAGTGTATTGCTGCATGTTCAC ATGTGAACGATGTGTCCGATGGAAAGGAAAATCAAAGGTCAGACAAAGATCTGACGATAGGTACAGAAGCAAAAGAGTACATCAAGAGCATGACTACTGAAGAAGGTGATGTGTCTCTCCAGCTTACCAAGGTTGATCTGGATTATTTCTATCTATCAGTAAGAAAATATTATCAGTCTGCATGTGGAAACGCACTGAAGACCTGGCCCTTTGACGTTAAGTTTCTACAAAAAGCTGAAATGTTTGACATCAATCTCAGAAGGAAAGTATCGTTTTTCTCATGA
- the LOC121408150 gene encoding centrosomal protein of 290 kDa-like — MDMTMAIPSIHSCTQLTDLNEKLMHRLKKLKKRNDALEKELSSINEQIKIENLLREHCKIRHVGVQTELNPRGSWRVIKQPPPQTKTQEDNSQKTIESLMKNHKSLMRRYEREVRANTKHIETVASLNLRIQELEKLLSSANERVRLLEGQTQRYTPHGWSTPRDHAQNRSRTTPGHRRMRSRSRQSYSPDNYSQELETVRRERDRLKKDKHKLKKELGALDENFFEEIEDLKFALQQSARLNQEYDKALKQVCENFGAPFPVDSLPSRPKKSLSASKRPPSSHQTR, encoded by the exons ATGGATATGACAATGGCtattccatccatccattcttGCACACAG TTGACAGATTTGAATGAGAAGTTAATGCATCGGCTGAAAAAGTTGAAGAAGCGTAATGATGCCCTCGAAAAAGAACTTTCCTCGATCAACGAGCAGATCAAAATTGAGAATCTACTGAGGGAACACTGTAAGATCAGACATGTCGGGGTCCAGACTGAGCTCAACCCTAGGGGATCATGGCGTGTAATTAAACAACCCCCTCCCCAAACAAAGACCCAAGAGGATAATAGTCAGAAGACTATTGAAAG TTTGATGAAGAATCATAAAAGCTTGATGAGGAGGTACGAGAGAGAGGTCCGAGCCAACACTAAACACATTGAAACAGTTGCATCCCTAAAT CTTCGTATACAAGAGCTGGAGAAACTTCTCTCATCAGCTAATGAGCGCGTTCGTCTGCTTGAAGGCCAGACCCAGCGATACACCCCACATGGATGGAGCACTCCAAGGGACCATGCCCAGAATAGATCCCGGACTACGCCTGGACACAGGAGAATGAGGAGCCGCAGCAGACAATCTTACTCCCCAGATAATTATTCTCAAG AGCTTGAAACTGTCAGAAGAGAAAGAGATCGACTGAAGAAAGACAAACACAAGCTGAAAAAAGAACTAGGTGCTCTAGATGAG aatttcTTTGAAGAGATTGAGGACCTCAAATTTGCTCTCCAGCAGTCGGCTCGACTGAACCAGGAATATGATAAGGCATTAAAACAAGTGTGTGAAAACTTTGGAGCTCCTTTCCCTGTGGATAGTCTTCCATCAAGACCAAAGAAATCTTTATCAGCGTCGAAGAGACCACCTTCAAGTCATCAAACAAGATGA
- the LOC121408148 gene encoding uncharacterized protein LOC121408148 isoform X3: MKFNSDRETELIYICRKANFNSDPQTRLFNICRKANFNSDPQTRLFNICRKANFNSDPQTRLFNICRKANFNSDPQTRLFNICRKAYVNSDPKTRVFYICRKANFNSDPQSRLILDCNFTGESVQNKLKRKENGPQSADTLRFKRPLLKPKAGTKHRPCIQESRLARIHRLMISPQTKLYCHFLQYSNKIFDSINLLLQQKEPCLHILHRKLSGTYRDLLLRFMKQECIAACSHVNDVSDGKENQRSDKDLTIGTEAKEYIKSMTTEEGDVSLQLTKVDLDYFYLSVRKYYQSACGNALKTWPFDVKFLQKAEMFDINLRRKVSFFS; this comes from the exons atgaaattcaacagCGACCGTGAAACTGAGCTCATCTAC ATCTGCAGGAAAGCAAACTTCAACAGCGACCCTCAAACAAGGCTCTTCAACATCTGCAGGAAAGCAAACTTCAACAGCGACCCTCAAACAAGGCTCTTCAACATCTGCAGGAAAGCAAACTTCAACAGCGACCCTCAAACAAGGCTCTTCAACATCTGCAGGAAAGCAAACTTCAACAGCGACCCTCAAACAAGGCTCTTCAACATCTGCAGGAAAGCATATGTCAATAGCGACCCTAAAACAAGGGTTTTTTACATCTGCAGGAAAGCAAACTTCAACAGTGACCCTCAATCAAGGCTCATCCTCGACTGCAACTTCACAGGCGAGTCtgttcaaaataaattgaaaaggaaagaaaatggacCTCAGAGTGCAGATACATTACGATTTAAACGTCCTCTTCTAAAACCAAAAGCTGGAACCAAACATAGACCATGTATCCAAGAGTCACGTCTTGCCAGGATCCACAGATTGATGATTTCACCACAAACAAAACTGTATTGCCATTTCCTACAATATAGCAACAAGATTTTTGACAGTATCAATCTCCTTTTGCAACAAAAGGAGCCATGTTTGCACATTCTGCATCGGAAGCTCAGTGGTACATACAGGGACTTGCTTCTGAGATTTATGAAGCAAGAGTGTATTGCTGCATGTTCAC ATGTGAACGATGTGTCCGATGGAAAGGAAAATCAAAGGTCAGACAAAGATCTGACGATAGGTACAGAAGCAAAAGAGTACATCAAGAGCATGACTACTGAAGAAGGTGATGTGTCTCTCCAGCTTACCAAGGTTGATCTGGATTATTTCTATCTATCAGTAAGAAAATATTATCAGTCTGCATGTGGAAACGCACTGAAGACCTGGCCCTTTGACGTTAAGTTTCTACAAAAAGCTGAAATGTTTGACATCAATCTCAGAAGGAAAGTATCGTTTTTCTCATGA